The genome window GATTTACCTTCAATTAACTGAATTAAATTATCAATTGGATCCATGTTAAAGCTCCTTATTTATTATTATTTTTTAAAACGCCTCTTCTTAATATCACAGCAAATTTAAAAATGGAACACTTTAGTAACAAAAAAACAATAAAAAAGTCGCACTTGGCGACTTTTTGAGCAGGTGTTGTTTTTTGAAGGTAAAAACAACAGATATCGAATTAAATTAAAACAAATCGGCGAGTTTATCTTCAAGTTTAATTTGATCGACAGTAAACCCGCGGATACCTTCGGCCAGTTTTTCGGTAGCCATAGCATCTTGGTTCATCTGCCAGCGAAACATTTGCTCGCTTAAGCTTTGTGGACGTTGTGTTGAAACCTCGCCTGCAATTAGCTTTTGTTTAACTGCCTCATCGCTTTGCTCTAGCTCTTCTAATAGTTGCGGGCTGATAGTTAAGCGGTCACAGCCAGCAAGCTCTAATATTTCGTCTTTATTTCTAAAACTTGCGCCCATGACAATTGTTTTATAATCAAACTTTTTGTAATAGTTAAAAATGCTTGTTACTGAAACAACGCCAGGATCTTCTGCTGCAGGGTAGCTATCTTTACCGCTACTTTTCTTATACCAATCAAGAATTCGGCCTACAAATGGAGAAATTAAAAATACGCCTGCTTCGGCGCAAGCTTGTGCCTGACAAAAGCTAAATAACAGTGTTAAATTGCAATTAATGCCTTTACTTTCTAATATCTCTGCAGCTTTGATGCCTTCCCAAGTTGACGCCATTTTGATCAAAATTCGATCTGTAGCAATGCCAGCATCATTATATAAAGATATTAACTTCTCTGCTTTTGCTACGGTAGCGTCTACATCAAAAGATAAACGTGAGTCTACTTCGGTTGAAATACGTCCTGGTATCACTTTTAAAATTTCTAAACCTATTAGCACTGATAACTTATCGCCAGCATCAATAACTTGCTGCTGTTTATCGTTTGATTGTGCTTTTGCCCACTCTACAGCTTGAGCAAGTAATGGTTGGTAACTTTCAATGCTTGCTGCTTTTAACAAAAGAGAAGGGTTAGTTGTTGCGTCTTCTGGTTGGTATTGTGCAATTGCGCCAACGTCGCCTGTATCGGCAACTACTGTTGTCATCGCTTTAAGCTGAGATAATTGAGAGGTCATGAATGCCACCTAATAAGAATAAGTTGTAATAAAATTTCAGTAAAAGCCAAAGCTTGCGTTGTATAATGCGGTAAATTGCGATTGTACTTGCCTATTTGTAACAAAATTACCAGATATGGCAAGAGCTAAATTGCTTTTTAGAGTAAATAATCGAATATATTTTAATAATCTCGGTAAAAAAGTTAATTTTGTTAGTTAAAATAAGTGTTCTATACATGATATAGTTTTAGCAGTTATTTTAATAAAACTTGTGAATTATTATGTTATTAGTTGTGTCTCCGGCAAAAAACCTCGATTTTGAATCTGAACTTCCTACCAACGAGTATAGTCAACCTGAATTATTAGACCATAGTGCTGAGCTTATTAAACGCTGTGTAACTTTAACACCAGCTGATCTTTCTTCACTAATGGGAATTAGCGATAAACTAGCAGGTTTGAATGTGGCAAGGTTTACCCAATGGCACATGCCTTTTACCCCTGAAAATGCAAGACCCGCAGTATTAGCTTTTAATGGTGATGTTTATACTGGCTTAGATGCAAAATCATTTACTGGCGCTGATTTTAAATTTGCTCAACAGCACCTCAGAATTTTATCTGGTTTATATGGCGTGTTAAAGCCGCTTGATTTAATGCAAGCTTATCGCCTTGAAATGGGTACTAAGTTGGACAATACTCGCGGCACAAATCTGTATCAGTTTTGGGGGAGTGTGGTAACTGATAACATTAATGCAGCATTAAAAGCGCAAGGTGATGAGATATTAATTAATCTTGCCTCTACTGAATATTTTAAGTCGGTTAAAAAGAAAGATCTTAACGGCACAATTATTACACCTGCATTTAAAGATTGGAAAAATGGTCAATATAAGATGATCAGTTTTTTTGCCAAAAAAGCGCGTGGATTTATGGCGCGTTATATTATTGAAAATCAAATTACCGATGTAGAGCAACTGAAATCTTTTGATGTAGCAGGCTATGGCTATAACGAAGCTTTATCTACCGAAAGTGTACCTGTATTTACGCGTAAGCAGGTGTAAAGTTAACCACGAAAGACAAAGATAAATTTTTAATTTATACCCGTTACCATTCAATATGCAGGTTTCAGAGCTCTTGAGCTTCTTCGATGGGTTTAAAAGCAATTTATGTCGCGTTATTAAATTGAACAATGGAACAACCATTCTCTAAATTTAATGCCTTACCTAAATTGCTTTTAACTCCCACTGAAATCCCGCACTTTGAATGGCAGCGGGTATGATATATGCTGTATAACAAAGAACAAGGATGAATTAAGGAGTTCAATTGTTAACCCTACTAGCAAAATTATTCAAAGCGTTAAATTCTGAAAGCTCACCAAGGCAAATTGCATTGGCAATTGCCCTGGGGATGATCATCGGCTTAAGCCCAACACTCAGCTTGCATAATCTTATGGTGTTGTTTATCGCTTTTATTGTACGAGTAAATTTAAGTGCGTTTTTTGTCGCATTTGCGGGTTTTAGTTTATTGGCGTTGGGATTATCACCAATATTTGCCAGCGTGGGTGAGGGGGTACTTACCAATCCTGGATTAGCAAGTTTGTGGCAGGGTTTTTATCAATCCAATATATTTAAGCTCGCTCATTTTCATAATACCCTGACGCTAGGATCATTTATTTTTTCGCTAGTTTTATTTATCCCTACGGTCTTTATTAGCCAATATCTTATTAAACGTTATCGTCACCATGTAAAAGCTTTTATTGAGAAGTTTAAAATTGTACAGGCATTAAAAAGCTCTCGTTTTTACCGTATTTATCAAAGTTTAACAAACTCGGGAGTGGCGTAATGACAAAGTATTTTCGTTGGCAAGGTATTCTTGGTTTTATTGCAACTTGTGTGATCTTATTTTCGCTATTATTTATTTTTGCGCCTTCAATTATTAAGTTAAGTTTGGAACAAGGTGGCGGCTGGTATTTAGGTGCTGAGGTAAATGTTGGTGATGTTGAAATTAATTATTCACCGCTATTAGTGACCGTTAACGATTTACAAGCTACTGACAATAAAAAGCCAAGCCACAATATAGTTGCTTTTGGCTCTGCCAGTGCAGGCGTAGATGTTTGGCAATACTTATTTGGTAAAATACTTATTGAAGAACTGTCTATTACCGCTTTAACGTTTGATAGTGAGCGTTCAAAGGTAGGAGAAATATATCGTGATTCCGATACTTCTCTGGTTGAGGCTACAGGGCAATCAATTGAAAAACAAATGCCGGCAATTGAGGAGCAGTTCCCCGACGTTAAAGATATTTTAAATGACAGTAATTTATTAACTGTTAAAGCGTCAAAGCAATTAGAGCAAGCGTATAAAACAGAAAAGAAAAAACTAAAACAACTAGTAAACAACTTACCGTCTAAAGATGTTTTAAAGTCTTACGAATCACAAGTTAAGAAGTTGTCGAAGACCAAAGTTAAATCGATTGAAGATTTCAATAAGCTTAAAAGTGACTTTGAGGCCCTGAAAAAACAATTTAAACAGGATAAAGCATTAGTTAAGCAATCGCAGCAGCAACTGAAACAAAGTAAAAATGTATTGGCTAAGGCGTTAACTGATGTGAAGGCTGCACCAGACAGTGACTGGCAACAGTTAAAAAGTAAGTATCAGCTAGATAAAGTTGATAATGCTGACTTTGCTCATATTTTATTTGGTGAGCAAGCGAGAGAGTACTATGAATCGGCAGAACAGCTATATGCCCGAATAAAGCCCTTTTTAGATTCCAATAAAGAAGCAAAACTTGCTGAGCAGGCCGAGAGAGAAAAAAGTTTAGCTTATGGGCGTTTCATCCACTTTATCGATGAAAACCCATTACCACCTTGGCTCATTAAAAAAGCATTATTTCAAGTAGAGCTGGTACAAGGTAGCTTTAACTTTGAAATTAATGAATTAACTGCTGAGCATTGGCATAGAAATAAACCAACAATCATAAAGGTTAGTAGTAATAACTTATTAAAAAGTGGTGACGCACTGATAAATACGCAAGTGTTTAATGATAATGTTGCTATTACCAGTAAAGGTGATTGGCAAATCTCTCAAGTGCCAATTGATGATGCAAAGTTGCGCGATAAAGATAATTTCTCTTTGGCAATGCAATCAGCAAATCTTGCTGGCGTTGGGCAATTTAATTTAGTTGATAGCTCATTAAATAGTATTAATAAATTCGAGGTAAATCAGGCTAGATTTACTGGCGCATCAACGTCAAGTGTTGGCCGTTCATTATTGGCTGCAATTGATACTGTTAAACAATTTTCGCTGAATATT of Thalassotalea fonticola contains these proteins:
- the yaaA gene encoding peroxide stress protein YaaA yields the protein MLLVVSPAKNLDFESELPTNEYSQPELLDHSAELIKRCVTLTPADLSSLMGISDKLAGLNVARFTQWHMPFTPENARPAVLAFNGDVYTGLDAKSFTGADFKFAQQHLRILSGLYGVLKPLDLMQAYRLEMGTKLDNTRGTNLYQFWGSVVTDNINAALKAQGDEILINLASTEYFKSVKKKDLNGTIITPAFKDWKNGQYKMISFFAKKARGFMARYIIENQITDVEQLKSFDVAGYGYNEALSTESVPVFTRKQV
- a CDS encoding TIGR03546 family protein, producing the protein MLTLLAKLFKALNSESSPRQIALAIALGMIIGLSPTLSLHNLMVLFIAFIVRVNLSAFFVAFAGFSLLALGLSPIFASVGEGVLTNPGLASLWQGFYQSNIFKLAHFHNTLTLGSFIFSLVLFIPTVFISQYLIKRYRHHVKAFIEKFKIVQALKSSRFYRIYQSLTNSGVA
- a CDS encoding TIGR03545 family protein — encoded protein: MTKYFRWQGILGFIATCVILFSLLFIFAPSIIKLSLEQGGGWYLGAEVNVGDVEINYSPLLVTVNDLQATDNKKPSHNIVAFGSASAGVDVWQYLFGKILIEELSITALTFDSERSKVGEIYRDSDTSLVEATGQSIEKQMPAIEEQFPDVKDILNDSNLLTVKASKQLEQAYKTEKKKLKQLVNNLPSKDVLKSYESQVKKLSKTKVKSIEDFNKLKSDFEALKKQFKQDKALVKQSQQQLKQSKNVLAKALTDVKAAPDSDWQQLKSKYQLDKVDNADFAHILFGEQAREYYESAEQLYARIKPFLDSNKEAKLAEQAEREKSLAYGRFIHFIDENPLPPWLIKKALFQVELVQGSFNFEINELTAEHWHRNKPTIIKVSSNNLLKSGDALINTQVFNDNVAITSKGDWQISQVPIDDAKLRDKDNFSLAMQSANLAGVGQFNLVDSSLNSINKFEVNQARFTGASTSSVGRSLLAAIDTVKQFSLNIDIEGQLNSPSYRIKSDLDNIITKAIAEQLKAKLSTFQKQLQSGLNQKVAQSLKISDSEAAEFADAEALLTDTDKALDNLLKSDVVKKKKKELENKAKDKLKDKLDKLFG
- the tal gene encoding transaldolase; translated protein: MTSQLSQLKAMTTVVADTGDVGAIAQYQPEDATTNPSLLLKAASIESYQPLLAQAVEWAKAQSNDKQQQVIDAGDKLSVLIGLEILKVIPGRISTEVDSRLSFDVDATVAKAEKLISLYNDAGIATDRILIKMASTWEGIKAAEILESKGINCNLTLLFSFCQAQACAEAGVFLISPFVGRILDWYKKSSGKDSYPAAEDPGVVSVTSIFNYYKKFDYKTIVMGASFRNKDEILELAGCDRLTISPQLLEELEQSDEAVKQKLIAGEVSTQRPQSLSEQMFRWQMNQDAMATEKLAEGIRGFTVDQIKLEDKLADLF